The Fragaria vesca subsp. vesca linkage group LG2, FraVesHawaii_1.0, whole genome shotgun sequence genome includes a window with the following:
- the LOC101299626 gene encoding probable fructose-bisphosphate aldolase 2, chloroplastic-like, translated as MASASLLKSSPVLDKSEWVKGQTLLRQPSVSSVVRCHPSATSGLTIRASYADELVKTAKTVASPGRGILAMDESNATCGKRLASIGLENTEANRQAYRTLLVTVPGLGNYVSGAILFEETLYQSTVDGKKIVDVLVEQNIVPGIKVDKGLVPLAGSNDESWCQGLDGLASRTAAYYQQGARFAKWRTVVSIPNGPSALAVKEAAWGLARYAAISQDSGLVPIVEPEILLDGEHGIDRTFEVAQAVWAEVFFYLAQNNVLFEGILLKPSMVTPGAECKERATPEQVADYTLKLLQRRIPPAVPGIMFLSGGQSEVEATLNLNAMNQSPNPWHVSFSYARALQNTCLKTWGGRPENVKAAQEALLIRAKANSLAQLGKYTGEGESEEAKKELFVKGYVY; from the exons ATGGCATCTGCATCTCTACTCAAGTCTTCTCCAGTTCTTGACAAATCTGAGTGGGTGAAAGGCCAGACCCTCCTCCGCCAGCCTTCTGTCTCATCCGTAGTTAGATGCCACCCTAGTGCCACATCCGGTCTCACCATTCGTGCTTCATATGCTGATGAACTTGTCAAGACCGCT AAAACTGTTGCATCCCCTGGCCGTGGAATTTTGGCCATGGATGAATCCAATGCAACCTGTGGGAAGCGTCTGGCTTCAATTGGGCTAGAGAACACTGAGGCTAACCGCCAAGCGTACCGTACCCTCCTTGTCACAGTCCCTGGCCTTGGCAATTACGTCTCTGGTGCCATTCTTTTCGAGGAGACTCTCTACCAATCCACTGTTGATGGCAAGAAGATTGTGGATGTGCTTGTTGAGCAAAACATCGTCCCTGGGATCAAAGTTGACAAG GGTTTGGTGCCCCTAGCTGGTTCCAACGATGAGTCATGGTGCCAAGGTCTTGATGGACTTGCTTCTCGCACAGCTGCTTACTACCAACAGGGAGCTCGTTTCGCCAAATG GCGTACTGTTGTGAGCATTCCCAATGGTCCATCCGCTCTTGCAGTAAAGGAAGCAGCATGGGGTCTCGCTCGCTACGCTGCCATTTCTCAA GACAGTGGATTGGTCCCAATCGTAGAGCCAGAGATCTTGCTTGATGGTGAGCACGGCATTGACAGGACCTTCGAAGTTGCTCAAGCAGTGTGGGCTGAGGTTTTCTTCTACCTTGCCCAGAACAATGTCTTGTTTGAGGGTATCCTCCTCAAGCCAAGTATGGTTACCCCTGGAGCTGAGTGCAAGGAAAGAGCCACCCCGGAACAGGTTGCCGACTACACCCTCAAGCTCCTCCAGAGGAGAATCCCCCCAGCAGTCCCTGGAATCATG TTTTTGTCTGGTGGACAATCTGAGGTTGAGGCAACCCTGAACTTGAATGCAATGAACCAATCACCAAACCCGTGGCATGTGTCATTCTCCTATGCCAGAGCTCTCCAGAACACTTGCCTGAAGACATGGGGAGGCCGACCAGAGAACGTGAAGGCTGCTCAGGAGGCACTACTTATCCGTGCCAAGGCCAACTCTCTTGCTCAACTCGGAAAGTACACCGGAGAGGGAGAGTCAGAGGAGGCAAAGAAAGAGTTGTTCGTCAAGGGCTACGTGTACTAG
- the LOC101307069 gene encoding uncharacterized protein LOC101307069, translating to MLSPVESRRTPKPKSGPSSPIVFLATCIAAIALVFLYTYLNSTSDFSSSSLKALESVPSLISQRHGKYLYWGTRIDCPGKHCHSCEGLAHQESSLRCALEEALFLQRTFVMPSRMCINPIHNKKGIFQHSDNASSEENWNANSCSMDSLYDIGLISETVPVILDNSKMWYEVLTTSMKLGDRGVSHVERVTRVDLKNTSFSNLLLINRTASPLSWFAECKNRNNRSALILPYSFLPSMAAKKLRNAADKIKEILGDYDAIHVRRGDRLKTRRDRNGVERTLSPHLDRDTRPEFILRRIEKWVPPGRTLYIASNERTPGFFSPLSIRYKLAYSSNYSRILETLIENNYQLFMIERLILMGAKTFIRTFKEDDTDLHLTDDPKKNIKNWQIPVYTMDEKGR from the exons ATGCTGTCTCCGGTGGAATCCAGAAGAACCCCAAAGCCCAAATCTGGGCCCAGTTCCCCCATCGTGTTCCTGGCCACCTGCATTGCCGCAATTGCTCTGGTTTTCCTCTACACCTATCTCAATTCCACCAGCGACTTCTCTTCTTCCTCCCTCAAAGCCCTAGAATCTGTTCCCAGTTTGATCAGCCAGCGCCACGGCAAGTACCTCTACTGGGGCACCCGAATCGACTGCCCCGGCAAGCACTGCCACTCCTGTGAGGGCCTTGCCCACCAGGAGTCCAGTCTCCGCTGTGCTCTCGAAGAAGCCCTCTTTCTCCAAAG GACTTTTGTAATGCCCTCCAGAATGTGCATCAATCCCATACACAACAAGAAAGGGATTTTTCAGCACTCTGACAACGCAAGTTCAGAAGAAAA TTGGAATGCAAACTCTTGTTCCATGGACTCTTTGTATGATATCGGCCTCATATCGGAGACTGTTCCAGTAATTTTAGACAATTCAAAAATGTGGTATGAGGTGCTAACAACAAGCATGAAGTTAGGAGATAGAGGAGTTTCTCATGTGGAGCGAGTTACTCGTGTTGACCTCAAAAACACTAGTTTCTCAAATCTTTTGCTCATAAACAGAACTGCAAGCCCTCTTTCATG GTTTGCAGAGTGCAAGAATCGAAACAACCGTAGTGCTTTAATTTTGCCCTACTCTTTTCTCCCCTCAATGGCAGCAAAGAAATTGCGGAATGCAGCTGACAAG ATTAAGGAAATCCTTGGTGATTATGATGCCATTCATGTTCGTCGTGGAGATAGACTTAAGACCAGGAGGGACAGGAATGGTGTTGAGAGGACCCTATCACCTCATCTGGACAGGGACACACGCCCTGAGTTTATTCTACGCAGAATTGAAAAATGGGTCCCACCTGGACGAACTCTTTATATTGCTTCAAATGAAAGGACACCAGGATTCTTTTCACCGCTCTCCATCAG ATACAAATTGGCATACTCATCAAATTATAGCCGCATATTGGAAACCTTGATTGAGAATAATTACCAATTGTTCATGATTGAAAGGCTTATCCTGATGGGTGCCAAAACATTCATTAGAACATTTAAAGAAGATGATACAGATCTCCATCTTACAGACGACCCCAAGAAGAACATCAAAAACTGGCAAATACCAGTCTACACCATGGATGAAAAGGGAAGGTGA
- the LOC101290917 gene encoding uncharacterized protein LOC101290917 — protein sequence MAQAMDVGDEVVENTIPSLVKGSLVSVQQGKVGSPEDIAWVDSCLIKESDITDDNWNSLKAALVEILDSHPESLGSSSGVSNELHQETNTEIHASRVESEPNHIFIREQLETVDGDVPTSDDIPISKDANDLQSFTFEGNPFLPGYNDDSGVSGNLELGVDMDSWAHEIKPSAEDIFRVWNLEVPEEEDELVKQLNNALEEGLPQSLRSSIPDSDAWKNLEETSVDDLVAGIADLSLNQVSS from the exons ATGGCACAAG CAATGGACGTTGGAGACGAAGTTGTGGAGAACACTATTCCTTCTCTTGTTAAAGGTTCTCTTGTGTCCGTTCAACAAGGCAAGGTCGGTTCTCCAGAAGACATTGCTTGGGTTGATTCCTGCTTGATTAAAGAATCTGACATTACAGATGATAACTGGAATTCTCTGAAAGCTGCACTAGTAGAAATCCTTGATTCTCATCCTGAATCACTCGGTTCATCTTCAGGGGTAAGTAATGAATTACATCAGGAAACCAACACTGAGATACATGCTTCCCGTGTGGAGTCAGAACCAAATCACATCTTTATTAGGGAACAATTGGAGACAGTAGATGGTGATGTTCCAACCAGTGATGATATTCCAATTAGCAAGGATGCTAATGATTTGCAGTCATTTACTTTTGAGGGAAATCCATTTTTGCCTGGTTACAATGATGACTCGGGAGTGTCTGGAAACCTTGAGTTAGGTGTCGATATGGATTCTTGGGCACATGAGATCAAGCCTTCAGCTGAGGATATATTCAGGGTTTGGAATTTGGAAGTTCCAGAAGAAGAAGATGAACTTGTTAAGCAGTTGAACAACGCCCTTGAAGAAGGTTTGCCTCAATCCTTACGATCAAGTATTCCTGATTCTGATGCATGGAAAAATTTGGAAGAAACTTCGGTGGATGATCTAGTTGCTGGGATTGCTGACCTGTCTTTGAATCAAGTTTCCAGTTGA